One genomic segment of Streptomyces sp. TLI_146 includes these proteins:
- a CDS encoding class II aldolase/adducin family protein, whose product MTAYPQLPAPAPVPVDRLHFALPPVHATPAEERQHRKERLAGALRLFARAGCEEGVSGHISARDPEFEDCYWVNPFGVPFARVTAGELVMVNGEGQVVEGRYHVNQAAFAVHAQVHRARPEVVAVAHTHSVHGRALAALGDLIEPYTQEACAFFEDHALFDAYTGVVVDAEEGRRIAAALGPYKAVILRNHGLLTVGDSVDAAAWWFLSMERCSEVQLAARAAGKPVPIERRDAVATRDQLGSDLVAWINYQPLWRQISESEPELLS is encoded by the coding sequence ATGACCGCCTACCCACAGCTCCCGGCCCCCGCTCCGGTACCCGTCGACCGGCTCCACTTCGCCCTGCCGCCCGTCCACGCCACCCCGGCCGAGGAGCGGCAGCACCGCAAGGAGCGGCTGGCGGGGGCGCTGCGGCTGTTCGCGCGGGCCGGGTGCGAGGAGGGGGTCTCCGGGCACATCAGCGCGCGCGACCCGGAGTTCGAGGACTGCTACTGGGTGAACCCCTTCGGCGTACCGTTCGCGCGGGTCACCGCGGGCGAGCTGGTCATGGTCAACGGGGAGGGCCAGGTCGTCGAGGGCCGCTACCACGTCAACCAGGCGGCCTTCGCGGTCCACGCCCAGGTGCACCGGGCCCGCCCCGAGGTGGTCGCGGTCGCGCACACCCACTCGGTGCACGGGCGGGCGCTGGCGGCGCTCGGCGATCTGATCGAGCCGTACACCCAGGAGGCGTGCGCCTTCTTCGAGGACCACGCGCTGTTCGACGCCTATACGGGAGTGGTCGTCGACGCCGAGGAAGGGCGCCGGATCGCGGCCGCGCTCGGCCCCTACAAGGCGGTGATCCTGCGCAACCACGGGCTGCTGACCGTGGGGGACTCGGTGGACGCGGCGGCCTGGTGGTTCCTTTCGATGGAGCGGTGCAGCGAGGTGCAGCTGGCCGCGCGGGCCGCCGGGAAGCCGGTGCCGATCGAACGCCGGGACGCGGTCGCCACCCGCGACCAGCTGGGCAGTGACCTGGTCGCGTGGATCAACTACCAGCCGCTGTGGCGCCAGATCAGTGAGTCGGAGCCCGAACTCCTGTCGTAG
- a CDS encoding response regulator transcription factor, with the protein MTTEQTQGAQGGAERRVRVVLVDDHRMFRTGVQAEIGRTEETGVEVVGEAADVDQAVTVITATRPEVVLLDVHLPGGGGVEVLRRCASLMAAAENPVRFLALSVSDAAEDVIGVIRGGARGYVTKTITGTDLVDSIFRVQEGDAVFSPRLAGFVLDAFASTDAPPVDEDLDRLTQREREVLRLIARGYAYKEIAKQLFISVKTVESHVSAVLRKLQLSNRHELTRWATARRLV; encoded by the coding sequence ATGACGACGGAGCAGACCCAGGGAGCCCAGGGCGGTGCCGAGCGGCGGGTGCGGGTCGTCCTGGTCGACGACCACCGCATGTTCCGCACGGGAGTCCAGGCGGAGATCGGCCGTACCGAGGAGACGGGCGTGGAGGTCGTCGGGGAGGCGGCCGACGTGGACCAGGCGGTCACCGTCATCACCGCGACCCGGCCGGAGGTCGTCCTCCTCGACGTCCACCTTCCGGGCGGCGGCGGGGTGGAAGTCCTGCGCCGTTGCGCCTCGTTGATGGCGGCCGCGGAGAATCCGGTGCGCTTCCTCGCGCTGTCCGTCTCGGACGCGGCGGAGGACGTGATCGGGGTGATCCGGGGCGGCGCGCGCGGCTACGTCACCAAGACGATCACGGGGACCGACCTGGTCGACTCGATCTTCCGGGTCCAGGAGGGCGACGCGGTGTTCTCGCCGCGGCTGGCGGGCTTCGTCCTGGACGCCTTCGCGTCGACGGACGCGCCGCCGGTCGACGAGGACCTGGACCGCCTCACCCAGCGGGAGCGGGAGGTGCTGCGGCTGATCGCGCGCGGCTACGCGTACAAGGAGATCGCCAAGCAGCTGTTCATCTCGGTGAAGACGGTCGAGTCGCACGTCTCGGCGGTGCTGCGCAAGCTCCAGCTGTCCAACCGGCACGAGCTGACGCGCTGGGCGACGGCGCGACGGCTGGTCTGA
- a CDS encoding ATP-binding protein: MPVAASRTVPTEADEPPVRKLYRSAEGRMLGGVARGLAGHLGLPVVWVRIVFLGLFMIDGLGALLYAVFWFVVPLGLGGTAAEPRSAFEVSPDGRRRLRKPDKGQVVALIALCVGAGIFASNVNVGGWASPYIWPTLLVGAGVILVWRQADNARRARWTEGARRHRLLPVARGLAGVALVGAGFTGFVVVRGSAAQLGNVLTAALAVIAGIALLAGPYLVRMTQDLSEERLMRIRAQERAEVAAHVHDSVLHTLTLIQRNAENVGEVRRLARAQERELRAWLYKPEGTGKDESEEPETLAEAVKKAAAEVEDKHGVPLEVVVVGDCPLDERLSAQMQAAREAMVNAAKYGGEGGAVQVFAEVEGRTVFVSVRDRGPGFDLDAVPDDRMGVRESIIGRMQRNGGTARLRSVPGGGTEVELEMERADG, encoded by the coding sequence ATGCCAGTCGCCGCTTCCCGAACCGTGCCCACCGAGGCCGACGAACCCCCCGTGCGCAAGCTCTACCGCTCGGCCGAGGGGCGGATGCTCGGTGGCGTGGCGCGCGGTCTCGCCGGACACCTCGGGCTGCCGGTCGTCTGGGTGCGGATCGTCTTCCTCGGCCTGTTCATGATCGACGGCCTCGGGGCGCTGCTGTACGCGGTGTTCTGGTTCGTGGTCCCGCTGGGCCTCGGCGGTACGGCCGCGGAGCCCCGCTCGGCGTTCGAGGTCAGCCCCGACGGCCGCAGACGGCTGCGCAAACCCGACAAGGGCCAGGTCGTCGCGCTGATCGCGCTCTGCGTCGGCGCGGGGATCTTCGCGAGCAATGTGAACGTGGGCGGCTGGGCCAGTCCGTACATCTGGCCGACGCTGCTGGTCGGCGCCGGAGTGATCCTGGTGTGGCGCCAGGCGGACAACGCACGGCGGGCCCGCTGGACCGAGGGCGCCCGGCGGCACCGGCTGCTGCCGGTGGCCCGGGGGCTGGCCGGGGTGGCGCTGGTCGGCGCGGGCTTCACCGGGTTCGTGGTGGTGCGCGGCTCGGCGGCCCAGCTCGGCAACGTACTGACGGCGGCGCTCGCGGTCATCGCGGGCATAGCCCTGCTGGCGGGCCCCTATCTCGTCCGGATGACCCAGGACCTCTCCGAGGAGCGCCTGATGCGCATCCGCGCCCAGGAGCGCGCCGAAGTCGCCGCCCATGTGCACGACTCGGTGCTCCACACCCTCACGCTGATCCAGCGCAACGCGGAGAACGTGGGGGAGGTGCGCCGCCTCGCCCGGGCCCAGGAGCGCGAGTTGCGCGCCTGGCTCTACAAGCCGGAGGGCACCGGCAAGGACGAGTCGGAGGAGCCGGAGACCCTGGCCGAGGCGGTGAAGAAGGCCGCGGCCGAGGTGGAGGACAAGCACGGAGTGCCGCTGGAGGTCGTGGTCGTCGGCGACTGCCCGCTCGACGAGCGGCTGTCCGCACAGATGCAGGCCGCGCGCGAGGCGATGGTGAACGCCGCGAAGTACGGTGGCGAGGGCGGCGCCGTCCAGGTCTTCGCGGAGGTCGAGGGCCGTACGGTCTTCGTGTCCGTACGGGACCGGGGCCCCGGCTTCGATCTGGACGCGGTGCCGGACGACCGCATGGGCGTACGAGAATCGATCATCGGCCGGATGCAGCGCAACGGCGGAACGGCGAGGCTGCGTTCGGTGCCCGGTGGGGGCACCGAGGTCGAGCTGGAGATGGAGAGGGCGGACGGATGA
- a CDS encoding DoxX family protein, giving the protein MAHGNLTRTRGGVATGGGLRGLKETAGRYALLPLRVFLGVTFVYAGFDKLTGGTTTLKASGPGSLGELMHSVRDSSAIPALVDLALKSPVGFGYAIALGEIAVGLGILVGLFGRLAAAGGALISLSLWLTVSWATTPYYYGNDLAYLMAWLPLVLAGTPLLSADAWLASRRRLRTS; this is encoded by the coding sequence ATGGCACACGGAAATCTCACCCGGACGCGAGGCGGAGTGGCCACCGGCGGGGGCCTGCGGGGCCTGAAGGAGACGGCCGGCAGGTACGCGCTGCTGCCGCTGCGCGTCTTCCTCGGCGTCACCTTCGTCTACGCCGGGTTCGACAAGCTCACCGGCGGCACCACCACCCTCAAGGCGAGCGGCCCCGGCTCGCTCGGGGAGCTGATGCACTCGGTGCGCGACAGCTCCGCGATCCCCGCCCTCGTCGACCTCGCCCTCAAGAGCCCGGTCGGCTTCGGATACGCCATCGCCCTCGGCGAGATCGCCGTCGGACTCGGCATCCTGGTCGGCCTGTTCGGCCGGCTCGCGGCGGCCGGCGGCGCGCTGATCTCGCTGAGCCTGTGGCTGACCGTGAGCTGGGCGACCACGCCCTATTACTACGGCAACGACCTGGCCTATCTGATGGCGTGGCTGCCGCTGGTGCTCGCCGGGACGCCGCTGCTGTCCGCCGACGCCTGGCTGGCGTCGCGGCGCCGCCTGCGCACCTCGTAG
- a CDS encoding WXG100 family type VII secretion target — protein sequence MLTYELIMKTDFSQLATVATKWDDMAGELKKLEERYKTQVQNVSLDGTWTGQASQFSRPNFAATHTQYVSAQTEAKAVASLLREAQAQFVDLKKRVESARDDAVKAGMKVSETGAATFDYSKVSATEADAVRHDPGLRATENSWSQHIAQAVTAMNDADQGVKIALEAVGADIDIFDETRNGFNARASGDVEYYEAKAMIPLAEKIKDGDKLSPEELAQAESLLRDNSHDKVFTQTVLQSLGPDGAMKFTRHVNDWSLSDKSHKADYAALERGFAMSLATATTVPGKVAEMPPGSAKYNEWLNSPDGTFYKGWMEGMAKAGTHNYGKNDRPLLGYQLLTTLMQKADGPYDDQYLNALGGQMIAAERGEKYSIFGTWGADYKGVTPDPVDALLGVMSKNPDAATFFFDPADKTGADHLHYLAGHGKDTRHWPQHMVSGGVATKTDDLLDSHAGLGLALEAAATGHPPFDPNRDPWPVPTHTEAQARVMNGIIGTLDQGTSTEVHKNMQAAVAKALAEYTPDTHQILGNAGGGYIRGMHDGFWVDDQGMAHLATSPDKLVHVMRGLSEDPAAYADLSKTELRYLDQELAKLPKGAGPLDQNDLIAKSGNALGTYTAIREDVLNDGRVNAYSSADWKAKVAYHVIGGIVTPMTIPTAGGGSIVVGDAMQRGVDTLAWMWGNEMKAGADAEANAKISDTFLNADTQMRTVVNTWGEDRYGTGDPEARKLVDEYIRRMHDSHTTGLSQAKGYLTDTTN from the coding sequence ATGCTGACCTACGAACTGATCATGAAGACGGACTTCTCGCAGCTCGCCACGGTCGCCACCAAGTGGGACGATATGGCCGGGGAGCTCAAGAAGCTCGAGGAGCGCTACAAGACCCAGGTCCAGAACGTGAGTCTGGACGGCACCTGGACCGGCCAGGCGTCGCAGTTCTCCCGGCCGAACTTCGCGGCGACGCACACGCAGTACGTCTCCGCGCAGACCGAGGCCAAGGCCGTCGCCTCGCTGCTGCGCGAGGCCCAAGCCCAGTTCGTGGACCTGAAGAAGAGAGTGGAGTCCGCGCGGGACGACGCGGTCAAGGCCGGGATGAAGGTCTCCGAGACGGGCGCCGCGACCTTCGACTACAGCAAGGTCAGCGCGACGGAGGCGGACGCGGTCCGCCACGACCCGGGCCTGCGCGCCACCGAGAACTCGTGGTCGCAGCACATCGCGCAGGCCGTGACGGCCATGAACGACGCCGACCAGGGCGTGAAGATCGCCTTGGAGGCGGTCGGCGCCGACATCGATATCTTCGACGAGACGAGGAACGGCTTCAACGCCAGGGCCAGCGGCGACGTGGAGTACTACGAGGCCAAGGCCATGATCCCGCTGGCCGAGAAGATCAAGGACGGCGACAAGCTGTCCCCCGAGGAGCTGGCCCAGGCGGAGTCGCTCCTCCGGGACAACTCCCACGACAAGGTCTTCACCCAGACCGTGCTGCAGAGCCTGGGCCCGGACGGCGCGATGAAGTTCACCCGGCACGTGAACGACTGGTCGCTCTCCGACAAGTCCCACAAGGCCGACTACGCGGCCCTGGAACGCGGCTTCGCCATGTCCCTGGCGACGGCGACGACGGTCCCGGGCAAGGTCGCGGAGATGCCGCCGGGCTCGGCCAAGTACAACGAGTGGCTGAACAGCCCCGACGGGACGTTCTACAAGGGGTGGATGGAGGGGATGGCGAAGGCGGGGACCCACAACTACGGGAAGAACGACCGGCCGCTGCTCGGCTACCAGCTCCTCACCACGCTCATGCAGAAGGCCGACGGCCCGTATGACGATCAGTATCTGAACGCGCTGGGCGGCCAGATGATCGCGGCGGAGCGGGGCGAGAAGTACAGCATCTTCGGCACCTGGGGCGCCGACTACAAGGGCGTCACCCCGGACCCGGTCGACGCGCTGCTCGGCGTGATGAGCAAGAACCCGGACGCGGCGACGTTCTTCTTCGACCCGGCGGACAAGACGGGCGCGGACCACCTCCACTACCTCGCGGGGCACGGGAAGGACACCCGCCACTGGCCGCAGCACATGGTGTCGGGCGGGGTGGCCACGAAGACCGACGACCTGCTGGACAGCCATGCCGGGCTGGGGCTCGCCCTGGAGGCCGCGGCGACCGGGCACCCGCCCTTCGACCCGAACCGGGACCCCTGGCCGGTGCCGACGCACACCGAGGCCCAGGCGCGCGTGATGAACGGGATCATCGGCACGCTCGACCAGGGCACCAGCACCGAGGTCCACAAGAACATGCAGGCGGCGGTGGCCAAGGCGCTGGCCGAGTACACCCCGGACACCCACCAGATCCTCGGCAACGCGGGCGGCGGCTACATCCGCGGGATGCACGACGGGTTCTGGGTGGACGACCAGGGGATGGCGCACCTGGCCACGTCACCGGACAAGCTCGTGCACGTGATGCGGGGGCTCTCCGAGGATCCGGCCGCGTACGCGGACCTCAGCAAGACGGAGCTGCGCTATCTGGACCAGGAGCTGGCCAAGCTCCCGAAGGGTGCCGGCCCGCTCGACCAGAACGACCTCATCGCCAAGTCGGGCAACGCGCTGGGCACGTACACGGCGATCCGCGAGGACGTGCTCAACGACGGTCGGGTGAACGCCTATTCGTCGGCGGACTGGAAGGCGAAGGTGGCGTACCACGTCATCGGCGGAATCGTGACGCCGATGACCATCCCCACGGCCGGGGGCGGGTCGATCGTCGTCGGAGACGCGATGCAGCGCGGTGTGGACACCCTGGCGTGGATGTGGGGCAACGAGATGAAGGCGGGCGCGGACGCCGAGGCCAACGCGAAGATCTCCGACACCTTCCTCAACGCCGACACCCAGATGCGTACGGTGGTGAACACCTGGGGGGAGGACCGCTACGGCACCGGTGACCCGGAGGCGCGGAAGCTGGTGGACGAGTACATCCGGCGTATGCACGACAGCCACACCACCGGCCTGTCCCAGGCAAAGGGCTATCTGACCGACACCACCAACTGA
- a CDS encoding PspC domain-containing protein, translating into MTQPTETPVAPPDPDPDPAPAALPPRRSGRNKVIGGVCGGLGRYCDIDPVIFRIAFGVLTVISGLGLVFYGFAWLLLPLDDEDENEARRLLSGRVEGPALAAVLMALAGCGIFLTMLSNGSVMSFASLLTLAVAGIGVWSQRRSVMPPDAPPDPAAAQTAAGAAPAFGPGAAPPETKAPPTPVSPSWWRDPIVKDGTTGPVGTGYLWGAEGADAVPAFGAGARARKDRDKKAADRATRGPRSIGGFVFLLALLAGGAGTAAAWDHQPLGTALQIGLTAALVVFGLGLVISAFVGRTGFGTLFLAVLTAALLAGASAMPKTITTQWTRTDWTPAAAADVQPSYALGSGEGTLDLSKVVVPVGQSVKTRAEVGAGRLKVVVPLGATVKAHIVVGVGDVQLPTEKPEDVDIQPNQKKTVTLPPPAGAKPAGTLELDLHVSIGQAEVDRAAS; encoded by the coding sequence ATGACTCAGCCGACCGAGACCCCCGTCGCGCCGCCGGACCCGGATCCGGACCCGGCGCCCGCCGCGCTGCCGCCGCGCCGCAGCGGTCGCAACAAGGTGATCGGCGGCGTCTGCGGCGGGCTCGGGCGGTACTGCGACATCGACCCGGTGATCTTCCGGATCGCGTTCGGCGTGCTCACCGTCATCAGCGGCCTCGGCCTGGTCTTCTACGGGTTCGCCTGGCTGCTGCTCCCGCTGGACGACGAGGACGAGAACGAGGCCCGGCGGCTGCTGTCCGGCCGGGTGGAGGGCCCGGCCCTCGCCGCCGTGCTGATGGCGCTGGCGGGCTGCGGGATCTTCCTGACCATGCTGAGCAACGGCTCGGTGATGAGCTTCGCCTCGCTGCTGACGCTGGCGGTCGCGGGCATCGGCGTCTGGTCCCAGCGCCGCTCGGTCATGCCCCCGGACGCCCCGCCGGACCCGGCGGCCGCCCAGACGGCGGCCGGGGCCGCCCCGGCCTTCGGCCCCGGAGCGGCCCCGCCCGAGACCAAGGCGCCGCCCACACCCGTCTCGCCCTCCTGGTGGCGCGACCCGATCGTCAAGGACGGCACCACCGGCCCGGTCGGCACCGGCTATCTGTGGGGCGCCGAGGGCGCCGACGCGGTGCCCGCGTTCGGCGCCGGCGCGCGCGCCAGGAAGGACCGCGACAAGAAGGCGGCCGACCGGGCCACCCGGGGCCCGCGTTCCATCGGCGGGTTCGTCTTCCTGCTCGCGCTGCTCGCGGGCGGCGCCGGCACCGCGGCCGCCTGGGACCACCAGCCGCTGGGCACCGCGCTCCAGATCGGCCTCACTGCGGCCCTGGTGGTGTTCGGCCTCGGCCTGGTGATCAGCGCGTTCGTGGGGCGCACCGGCTTCGGCACGCTGTTCCTGGCGGTGCTCACGGCCGCCCTGCTCGCCGGGGCCTCGGCGATGCCCAAGACCATCACGACCCAGTGGACCAGGACCGACTGGACCCCGGCCGCGGCGGCGGACGTACAGCCGTCGTACGCGCTGGGTTCGGGCGAGGGCACCCTCGATCTCAGCAAGGTCGTGGTGCCCGTGGGGCAGAGCGTGAAGACGCGCGCGGAGGTCGGCGCGGGGCGGCTCAAGGTGGTCGTGCCGCTGGGCGCGACCGTGAAGGCGCACATCGTGGTCGGTGTCGGCGACGTCCAGTTGCCGACGGAGAAGCCGGAGGACGTCGACATCCAGCCCAACCAGAAGAAGACCGTGACCCTGCCGCCGCCCGCGGGCGCGAAACCGGCGGGGACCCTGGAGCTCGATCTGCACGTCTCCATCGGCCAGGCGGAGGTGGACCGTGCCGCGTCATGA
- a CDS encoding NlpC/P60 family protein — protein MPTHRKPRTRIRTAAPAVGITTAALASVSLLAQSAGAAPGRPKPTVEEVQRKVDDLYRQAGTATESYNRAKEATDDQREKVDGLLDEVARGTARLNNTRRALGNYAAEQYRTGGMASTVTLMLADDPQAFFDRNHLMKQLTGREEQALRDFETERAGIAKKRAEATRGLERLTASQEALRAGKQDVQTKLAAARTLLGTLTAQEKARLAALEEKKQEEARKKAAELAARQEAARKAAEAAKAAEAAKKPPTTPGTGTGTPSASTKAAKALAFAREQIGKPYVWGATGPSSYDCSGLTQAAWKAAGVDLPRTTWDQVKVGTRVATSELRPGDLVFFYDDISHVGMYIGNGMMIHAPKPGAYVREESIYYMPIYGSVRPA, from the coding sequence TTGCCCACGCACCGCAAGCCGCGCACCCGCATTCGTACGGCCGCTCCCGCCGTAGGCATCACCACGGCCGCGCTCGCCTCGGTGAGCCTGCTGGCCCAGAGCGCGGGCGCGGCGCCGGGCAGGCCGAAGCCGACGGTCGAGGAGGTCCAGCGCAAGGTGGACGACCTCTACCGGCAGGCGGGCACGGCCACCGAGTCGTACAACCGGGCCAAGGAGGCCACCGACGACCAGCGCGAGAAGGTCGACGGGCTGCTCGACGAGGTCGCCCGGGGCACCGCCCGGCTGAACAACACCCGCCGGGCCCTCGGCAACTACGCCGCCGAGCAGTACCGCACCGGCGGCATGGCCTCGACCGTGACCCTGATGCTCGCGGACGACCCGCAGGCGTTCTTCGACCGCAACCACCTGATGAAGCAGCTGACCGGCCGCGAGGAGCAGGCGCTGCGGGACTTCGAGACCGAGCGGGCGGGCATCGCGAAGAAGCGCGCGGAGGCGACCCGGGGTCTGGAGCGGCTGACCGCCTCGCAGGAGGCGCTGCGGGCGGGCAAGCAGGACGTACAGACGAAGCTGGCGGCCGCGCGCACGCTGCTCGGCACGCTCACCGCGCAGGAGAAGGCGCGCCTCGCGGCGCTGGAGGAGAAGAAGCAGGAGGAGGCCCGGAAGAAGGCGGCGGAGCTGGCCGCGCGGCAGGAGGCGGCCCGCAAGGCCGCCGAGGCGGCCAAGGCGGCGGAGGCCGCGAAGAAGCCTCCGACGACGCCGGGTACCGGCACCGGCACCCCGTCCGCCTCCACCAAGGCCGCCAAGGCGCTCGCGTTCGCCCGCGAGCAGATCGGCAAGCCGTATGTGTGGGGCGCGACCGGGCCGTCCTCGTACGACTGCTCCGGCCTCACCCAGGCCGCCTGGAAGGCCGCCGGGGTCGATCTGCCGCGCACCACCTGGGACCAGGTGAAGGTCGGCACCCGGGTCGCCACGTCCGAGCTGCGCCCCGGTGACCTGGTCTTCTTCTACGACGACATCAGCCACGTCGGCATGTACATCGGCAACGGGATGATGATCCACGCGCCGAAGCCGGGTGCGTATGTGCGCGAGGAGTCGATCTACTACATGCCGATCTACGGGAGCGTGCGCCCCGCGTAG
- a CDS encoding NlpC/P60 family protein yields the protein MAAHRKPRQHPLTGPAARTAATLALAGAATATAFEGSGHAEPRLTPAQVKAKVDALYHDAEVATEAYNGTKEKADDAQKSVASLQDEAARKTDRLNSARNALGSIATAQYRTGGVAPALQLMLSSDPQRYLDDAAFQERAGDRTANTVAGVRKQLAELKRLHTAADGRLGELRERQAELRRQKETIRSKIDSAQALLAQLTAEQRAAYDGEDGDRADASAPGRASRSSGPGGPGAPAAPAGLLPAPSGRAAAAVAYAYTALGKPYVWGATGPSSFDCSGLTQAAWGAAGVALPRTTYTQINSGPRVARSALAPGDLVFFYSGISHVGLYIGGGQMIHAPHPGAPVRIAPIDQMPFAGATRPA from the coding sequence GTGGCTGCACACCGAAAGCCCAGGCAGCACCCGCTCACCGGCCCCGCCGCCCGCACCGCGGCGACCCTCGCACTGGCCGGAGCCGCCACCGCCACCGCCTTCGAGGGCTCCGGCCACGCCGAGCCCCGCCTGACCCCGGCCCAGGTCAAGGCCAAGGTGGACGCGCTCTACCACGACGCGGAGGTCGCCACCGAGGCGTACAACGGCACCAAGGAGAAGGCGGACGACGCCCAGAAGTCCGTCGCCTCGCTCCAGGACGAGGCCGCGCGCAAGACCGACCGGCTGAACAGCGCGCGCAACGCGCTCGGCTCGATCGCCACCGCCCAGTACCGCACCGGCGGGGTCGCCCCCGCGCTCCAGCTGATGCTGTCGTCCGACCCGCAGCGGTACCTGGACGACGCGGCCTTCCAGGAGCGGGCCGGGGACCGGACGGCGAACACCGTGGCCGGGGTCCGCAAGCAGCTCGCCGAGCTGAAGCGGCTGCACACCGCGGCCGACGGCAGGCTCGGCGAGCTGCGCGAGAGGCAGGCCGAGCTCAGGCGCCAGAAGGAGACCATCAGGTCGAAGATCGACTCGGCGCAGGCGCTGCTGGCGCAGCTGACCGCTGAGCAGCGTGCGGCGTACGACGGCGAGGACGGCGACCGGGCCGACGCGAGCGCTCCGGGCCGCGCCAGCCGCTCCTCCGGCCCCGGCGGGCCCGGTGCGCCCGCGGCCCCCGCCGGGCTGCTCCCGGCCCCCAGCGGCCGGGCGGCGGCCGCCGTGGCGTACGCGTACACCGCGCTCGGCAAGCCGTACGTGTGGGGCGCGACCGGGCCGTCCTCGTTCGACTGCTCGGGGCTGACCCAGGCGGCCTGGGGCGCGGCGGGCGTCGCGCTGCCCCGGACCACGTACACACAGATCAACTCCGGCCCCCGGGTGGCCCGTTCCGCGCTCGCCCCCGGCGATCTGGTCTTCTTCTACTCGGGGATCAGCCACGTCGGGCTCTACATCGGCGGCGGCCAGATGATCCACGCGCCACACCCGGGGGCGCCGGTGCGGATCGCGCCGATCGATCAGATGCCGTTCGCGGGCGCGACCCGGCCCGCCTGA
- a CDS encoding esterase family protein, with amino-acid sequence MSLTGTPFLLTAVVVAVAALLLPLFLWSRIGGPAVVRGASRLLMLLFAQFTAILVVFVMVNNANGLYDTWDDLLGTGNHVNAAPDLGPDGTGGKKAASAPKVKQTFKEYKGKVGNGVMKTTLKGAISGVEGDVAVWLPPQYNDPAYKDKTFPVVELLPGYPGSIGAWFGSLHTQRQLTPMMQRGEVAPFILVSPRTTLLDGRDTGCANVPGTVNADTWISVDVRKMVTDNFRAATGPEGWAVAGYSAGGHCAAKLAIAHPDRYRAGVDLSGYNDPAAEGASITAHDPKLRRESNPLWILKNAKTPPHTSLFVSGDQGDGYNDGLALKKAAKAPTTVHVVRLNGGGHRSSVWEHQVPDVFRWLTKELGQAGRVAPANGI; translated from the coding sequence ATGAGCCTGACCGGTACCCCCTTCCTGCTGACCGCCGTCGTCGTGGCGGTGGCGGCCCTGCTGCTGCCCCTGTTCCTGTGGAGCAGGATCGGCGGGCCGGCCGTGGTGCGCGGGGCCTCCCGGCTGCTCATGCTGCTGTTCGCGCAGTTCACCGCCATCCTCGTCGTCTTCGTGATGGTCAACAACGCCAACGGGCTCTACGACACCTGGGACGACCTGCTGGGCACCGGCAACCACGTCAACGCCGCCCCCGACCTCGGCCCGGACGGCACCGGCGGCAAGAAGGCCGCCTCCGCGCCCAAGGTCAAGCAGACCTTCAAGGAGTACAAGGGCAAGGTCGGCAACGGCGTCATGAAGACCACCCTCAAGGGCGCGATCTCCGGCGTCGAGGGCGACGTGGCGGTCTGGCTGCCGCCGCAGTACAACGACCCCGCGTACAAGGACAAGACGTTCCCCGTGGTCGAGCTGCTGCCCGGCTACCCGGGTTCCATAGGCGCCTGGTTCGGCTCGCTGCACACCCAGCGCCAGCTCACGCCGATGATGCAGCGCGGCGAGGTCGCGCCGTTCATCCTCGTCTCGCCGCGCACCACGCTCCTGGACGGCCGCGACACCGGCTGCGCCAACGTGCCGGGCACCGTCAACGCCGACACCTGGATCAGCGTGGACGTACGCAAGATGGTCACCGACAACTTCCGGGCCGCCACCGGGCCCGAGGGCTGGGCCGTCGCCGGATACTCGGCGGGCGGCCACTGCGCCGCCAAGCTCGCCATAGCGCACCCCGACCGCTACCGCGCCGGCGTCGACCTCTCCGGCTACAACGACCCGGCCGCCGAGGGCGCCTCGATCACCGCGCACGACCCGAAGCTGCGCCGCGAGTCCAACCCGCTGTGGATCCTCAAGAACGCCAAGACCCCGCCGCACACCTCGCTGTTCGTCTCCGGCGACCAGGGCGACGGCTACAACGACGGCCTGGCGCTGAAGAAGGCCGCCAAGGCGCCGACCACCGTCCACGTCGTGCGGCTGAACGGCGGTGGCCACCGCAGCAGCGTCTGGGAGCACCAGGTGCCCGACGTCTTCCGCTGGCTCACCAAGGAGCTCGGTCAGGCGGGCCGGGTCGCGCCCGCGAACGGCATCTGA